The Streptomyces fungicidicus nucleotide sequence CACGAACGGAAACGGGGGTGCGTCGTCTTTGCCTTCACCCCGGTACGGCGCGTCTCGTCGGGGCCCTCTCGGGTCCCTCCACCCTAGCCAAGAAACGGAGAAAGGGCTGGTGACAACGGTCACCAGCCCTTCCCACCCTCGCTTCTACAGGTACAAACCGGTCGAATCCTCGGAACCCTCGAAACGGTCCGCGGCCACGGCGTGCAGATCGCGCTCCCGCATCAGCACGTACGCCGTGCCCCGCACCTCGACCTCCGCCCGGTCCTCCGGGTCGTACAACACCCGGTCACCCGGCTCCACGGTCCGTACGTTCTGCCCCACCGCGACGACCTCGGCCCACGCCAGCCGGCGGCCCACCGCCGCCGTCGCGGGAATCAGGATGCCGCCCCCGGAACGCCGTTCGCCCTCACTGGTGTCCTGCCGCACGAGTACGCGATCGTGCAGCATCCGGATGGGCAGCTTGTCGTCCTGGGAACCGTGCTCGTGTCTCTTGGCGCTCACGTCCTGAAACCTACCCGCAATCGCCGCACACGTGGACGGGCGGGGTACGCGGGATCAACGCCTGCGCCGCCGGGCCCCCAGGGCCAGCAGCCCCACGACCCCGACCGCCAGCACCGCCACCGGCACGACCCGCTCCAGGCGGGGCGAGCCCTCCGCGTTCACGAACCGGCCCTTGACGTCGCTCACCACCCCGTTGACCCGGACGTACGCCCGCCCCAGCG carries:
- a CDS encoding GroES family chaperonin, translating into MSAKRHEHGSQDDKLPIRMLHDRVLVRQDTSEGERRSGGGILIPATAAVGRRLAWAEVVAVGQNVRTVEPGDRVLYDPEDRAEVEVRGTAYVLMRERDLHAVAADRFEGSEDSTGLYL
- a CDS encoding DUF3618 domain-containing protein, with product MADTADTRTPAQIEADISRRRAVLAETLDEIGVRVHPKTIVGDARARVVSHVDHTLGRAYVRVNGVVSDVKGRFVNAEGSPRLERVVPVAVLAVGVVGLLALGARRRRR